CGGTGTGTTCCTGTCCATCCCGACGCGCTACCAGTCGTCCGGGGTCATGGTGCTCACCTCGCCCGCGGCGGGCGGGACGTTCAAGGAGAAGGTGTCGCCGGAGGACGCGGTCCAGGTCAACCCGCTGCTGGCGTTCGACGGCAGCCTGACGACCACCGCGCAGATCCTGGCGCAGATCCTGGCCGACCCGAAGACCCGCAAGGAGTCGCTGGGGATCGACAAGGACTCGACGGACAACTTCACCGCGGCGGGCGGCGGGATGAGCGGGCCGTTCCTGTTCGTGACCGCCGACAGCAGCACGCCGGAGGCCGCCGAGCAGATGGTCACCAAGGTGATGGAGTTCGCGACCGAGGAGCTGGACAAGCAGCAGACCGAGCTGAAGGCGCCGGAGCCGACGTTCATCACCTCGCAGGTGATCGTGAATCCGACGGCGGCGGAGGCGCAGATCGGCGGGAAGGTCCGGTACGCGGGCGCGGCGTTCGTGCTGCTGATGCTGTTGACGACGGCGGCGACGTTCGGCGGCGACAGCATCCTGAACCACCTGCGGCGTCGGCGTGAGGGGCGCTCGGGCGCGGGTGACGGCGAGGCCGCCGCTTCCCCGGCTCCGGCGGCTCCGGCCCCGGCTCCTCAGGCCCCGGCGCCTCAGGGTGGTCCGCCGGCCCCCGTCGCCAAGCCCGCCGGCCCTCCTCCGCAGGCCGGTCCGCCGGTCAACGGCGCGCCCCGCCGCCCACCCGGCCCGCCGGTCCGGCGCCCGCAGCCGACGGCCAGCGAGCAGACGGTGAAGATCGCCGCGCCCGGCCCGCGCGGCAACTCCGGCAGGCCGGCGTGGCCGACCAATGAGGACAGACCCTGACCGTGGTCGAGCAGCCCGTGCGGGACCGGCCCGTGCGCCGACGCGCGGACGGCGCCACCCTGGTGCGCTTCTTCCTGCTGGCGCTGCTGATCATCCCGGCCCGGCTGGTGCTGTCGTTCGTGCCGATGACGCTGCCGCCCGCGTTGCTGGTGGCGTTGCTGCTGGGCGTGCTGTGGGTGTCCGGGCAGATGGTGGACAACGTCGGCATGGGCAAGGGGCGCAACGTCGTGCGCACCGCCGTGGCGCTGTACCTGGCGTCGCAGCTGGCGACCTACGGCGTGGCGACCCGGCGCTGGTTGCCCACCGACGAGCTGACCGTGGCGGACAGCAGCATCATCCGGATCACGTCGGTGATCGCGGTGGCGGTGTTCGTCTGCGACGCCGTGCGGACCAAGGAGCGGCTGGACGGCGTGCTGCGGCTGCTGCTGGGGTGCGCGGCGGTGGTGGCGTTCGTCGGCCTGGTGCAGTTCGGGCTGGGGGTGGACCTGGCCTCGTACGTGTCGCTGCCGGGGCTGCGCGTGCAGGACAACGGGTACTCGGCGATGGAGGCCAGGTCGATCTTCCGCCGGCCGACCGGCACCACGAACCACCCGATCGAGTTCGGCCTGGTGTGCGCGATGGCCGTGCCGCTGGGCGTGCACTACGTGTTCAAGGCGATGGACGACGGCACGCCGCACGTCCGGTGGCTGGCGTGCCTGGCGCTGGTGGCGCTGGGCGCGCTGACGTCGTTGTCGCGCACGGCGATCATCGGCATGGCGGTCGGTGCGGTGATCATGGTCGTCACGCTGCCGCGGCAGCGGCGGATCACCGCCCTGGTGGTCGGCGGCGGGTTCTTCCTCGGGGCGAGCCTGGTCGTGCCGGGGCTGTTCGGGACGCTGCGCGGGATGTTCGCCAACATCGAGGACGACCCGAGCGTGAAGGCGCGCACGGCGGACTACGAGGCGGCGGCGGAGCAGATCGACCTGAACCCGTTGCTGGGGCGCGGTTTCGGCACGTACCTGCCGACGAAGTACACCATCCTGGACAACCAGTACCTGCTGACGTTGATCGAGAACGGGTACCTGGGGCTGTTCGCGCTGATCGGGATGTTCCTGGCGGCGGCGTTCGCGGCGATCCGGGTGCGGGTGATCAGCCGGGACGAGCAGGTGCGGAGCCTGGCGAGCGCGCTGCTGGCGGGCGTGCTGGCGAGCGGGATCGGGTCGGCGACGTTCGACCTGCTGGGGTTCGGCGTCGCCACCGGGCTGGTGTTCATCATGATCGGCGTGACGGGGGCGTTGCTGCGGATCGCCCACGACGAGCGCCGCAAGGCCGCTCAGCCTTCGTAGTCCGGCAAGTCCGGCAGTCCCCGTAGTCCCCCTGTCCCTGAAACCCCGCTGTCCCTGAAACCCGCAGGTCGCTCGTCCTGAGCGTTGAACTCGGGTGTTCCGAACGTAGGACACGGTGGTCGTGAACGTAGGACACGCGCGGGCTGGAGGTAGGACTCTCGGATGAGGGGGCGCCCCGTCCAGGGGGGTGGACGGGGCGCCGTGGGGGGTGGGGGTTGGGGGGTGGGGGCGAAGAGGGTGGGGTTAGGGGGTGAAGGTGACGTCGACCCAGTAGTTGCTGCCGGCGTAGGAGGATTCGGGGAAGCCCGGGCCCGAGCGGTAGACGCCGTTGGCGACGCCCTCGCCGGTGGCCGGGGCGCTGAGCGGTGGGCTGGTCACCGAGTTGCCCGTGAAGTAGCCCGTGTCCACCGAGTAGTGGCCGTTCGGCGCGGTGTAGGAGGCGATGTAGGAGGTGCCGGCGGTGACCGGCACCGGGTTGGCGAAGGTCAGGGTCTGCCAGCCCGTCGCGGTCTCGCCGGTGAACGTGCCGGTGGCCAGCGGGTTGCCGGAGGCGTCCCACAGGGTGCCCGTGTGCGTGCCCGTGTTGCCCGCGCCCTTGTAGAACCGGACCCCGGTCACCGACCCGTTCACCGACGGCACGAACCGCACGCCCAGCTCGTACGAGCCCGAGTCGTCGGACGCCGCCACCGTCGGCACGGTCGCCGCGCTGAACAGCGAGCACGGGCAGTTCCCGGCGGTGGTCGTGGTGAACGACCACGTCGTCGGAGCGGTCATCAGGTTCCCGTAGACGTCGGCCACCCGCAGGCTCGCCGTGTAGGTCATGCCGCCGCCCAGGGCCGCGGCCGGTGTCCACGTCACCTGCTGCTGGTTCGCCGACAGCGCCAGCGTCCCGACGACCTTCGCGCCGCCGGAGTCGGTGAGCGTGAACTGGGCCGTGCTGAGGTCGACCGGCTCGTCGAACGCCGCGGTCAGCGGCGAGGTCCGGGACACCTCGCCGGCGCCGTCGAGCGGGGTGCGCCCGTTGACGGCCGGCGGGGTGTTGTCCTCGTTGGGCAGGTACACGACGTCGACCCAGTAGTTGCCGCCCGCGTAGGAGTTCGTCGGGTAGCCCGCGCCCGACCGGAAGACGCCGTTGCCGCCGTCGCCCGACTCGGGCGCGCTCAACGGCCCGCTGATCACCGGGTGGCCGCTGAAGTACCCGGAGTCGACCGCGTAGTGGCCGGTGGTCGTCGTGTACGACGCGGTGTAGGTCAGCCCCGCCGACACGAAGACCGGCGCGGCGAACGTCAGCGTCTGCCAACCGCTCGCGGTCTCGCCGGTGAACGTGCCGGTCGCCAGCTGCTGCCCGCTCGGCGACCACAGGGTGCCGGTGTGCGTGCCGGTGTTGCCCGCGCCCTTGTAGAACTTGACGCCGGTGATCCGCCCGCCCGCGGTCGGGGTGAACCGCACGCCCAGCTCGAACGCGCCGACGTCGTCGCTGGAGGTGATGGTCGGCAGGGTCGCCGCGCTGAACAGCGAGCACGGGCAGATCACCGCCGGGCCGGTGGTGAACGACCACGCCACCGGGTCCGGCATCGGGTTGCCGTTGACGTCGGCGATCAGCACGTGCGCGGTGTAGCGGGTGTTCGGCACGAGCTTGGCGGCCGGCGTCCAGGTGACGGTCCGCTGGTCGCCGGACAGCGACACCGAACCGGTCAGCTGCGTGCCGCGCGGGTCGGTCAGCCAGACCTGCGCGCTGGCCGGGTCGACCGGCTCGCTGAACGTCGCGGTCACCGGCGCGGTGGCGACGACGTTCGTCGCGTCCGGCGCGGGCGAGCGGTTCGTCATGGTCGGCGGCGTGGTGTCGCCGTTGAGGCCGTTGCGGTAGACGACGTCGACCCAGTAGTTCGTCGCGTTGTACGACGCGGTGGGGAACCCTCCCCCGGCGCCGTAGCGGTACACGCCGTTGGCGCCGTCGACGCCGTCGGCGAGCGCCCGGATGCCCGCGTAGTTCTTGCCCGTCCCGGCGAAGTAGCCGCCGGTGACGGCGTAGCGGCCGTTCGGCGCGTGGTAGGACACGACGTAGGTGGTGTTCGCCTGCACGACGACCGGCGAGGCGAACGTCAGCTTCTGCCAGCCGCTCGCGGTCTCGTTGGTGAACGTGCCGGTGGCCAGCAGCAGGCCGGTGGACGACCACAGCGACCCGGTGTGCGTGCCGGTGTTGCCCGGTCCCTTGAAGAACCGGACGCCCAGCACCTCGCCCTTGCCGTTGAAGCGGACCTTGGTGCCGACCTCGGTCGGCGTGGTGTCGCCCGCCGCGTACACGGCCGGTCGGGCGAAGTCGTCCCAGACCGTGCACGGGCACGTCGCCGGCCGGTTCGCGCCGGTGGTGAACGACCACGTCGACTGCGGCGTCTGGTTGCCCGCCGCGTCCGCGACGCGCAGCGCCACCGCGTACCCCGTGTTCGGGGTGAGCGCCTGGCCCGGCGTGAAGGTGACCGTCCTGTTCTCGTTCGACAGCGCCAGCGAGCCGGACACGGCGCCGGTCGGCCCGGTCACGGTGAACTGGGCGGAGCCAGGCGCGACGGCCTCGTCGTAGGTGGCCGAGACGGCGGGGGTGAGCGCGACCGTGCCCTCGCCGTCCACCGGCGTGGTGGACACCTGGAGCGGCGCGCGCTGGTCGGGGCCGGGGTCCGGCGCCCACACCACGTCGACCCAGTAGTTGCTGCCCCAGTGGGACTGGGTCGGGAAGCCGGTGGAGCCGAACCGGAACAGCCCGTTCGTCCCGTTCGCGCCGTTCTTCAGGCCGGTGAGCGGTTCGAGGTAGCGGGGCTGCTGGAGGAAGTACTCCAGGTCGTAGGAGTAGTGGCCGTTGGGCGCGAAGTACGACGCGACGTAGGTGGTGCCCGCGGACACCTGCACCGGCATCGGGAACGTCAGCGTCTGCCAACCGCCCGCCGTCTCGTTGGTGAACGTGCCGGTGGCCATCGGGTTGCCGGCCGAGTCCCACAGCGTGCCGGTGTGCGTGCCGGTGTTGCCCGCGCCCTTGTAGAACTTGACGCCGCGCACGTAGCCGTCGCCGTTCGCGACCCACTTCACGCCGAGCTCCAGCGGCGACGCGTCACCGCTGTCGGGCACGTCGGGGGTGTCCGCGTTGGTCCACAGGCCGCACGGGCAGGTGCGCGGGTTCACCCCGGGCGTCGCCACGACGGGCGTGGACAGGTTCACCGAGTCGTCCACGGCGCGCACCCGCAGGCTCGCCGGGCCGGACAGGCTCGGCGTGTAGGTGTAGCTCCACGACGCCTGGCCCGCCTGCCACGCGGCGGGGTGCCAGCGGTTGCCGCCGTCGGTGGACACCTCGACGCCGCCGACCTGGCCGCCGCCGACGTCGGCCACCGTGCCGGAGAACGTGTAGGCGGCGCCCACCGTGGACAGCGGCGGCACGGAGGTGAACGCGACGGTCGGCGGCTGGGCGTCGGTGCTCGCGGTCGCCTGCACCAGACCGATCTGCAGCGTGGTCGCCGACACGCCCATGTCGGCCAGGAAGTTGACCGTGGCCTGCTTCATCCGCACGTCGGAGGTCGGCGTGTTGGTGAGGAACGCGTGCTCGTCGTCCACCCCCCAGGCCCACTGCACCGTGCCCGCGCCGAACACCAGCGCGCCGCTCGCGTGCCGGTAGTAGGTGATGGCGTGGGTCTTGGTGTCCGGGGTGTAGAGGTCGCCGTGGTTCTGCAGCACGTACGGGCCGTCGGGCATGGTCACGGTGGTGCGGGACAACTGCGCCACGCCCGCCGGCTGGAAGCCGTTGTCCTCGACCGAGTTCCACTCGTAGCCGAGCGTGCCGGGCTGGAAGGTGTAGGTCGAGCCCGCGGCCATGTTCTGCAACGACGTGTGCCGCCACAGCCGCATCCTGCCGTAGGCGGCCGGGACCTGGAGCGAGTCGTCGCGCCGCCCGTTGACCGTGAAGATGTTGCCCAGCAGCGCGTTCTCCGGGTTGCCGCCGTCCTGGTCGGGGTAGCGGGGGTCGCGCCAGGTGCCGGTCCAGTCGGCCAGGCCGTCGTTCTGGGTGCCCTTGGTCTCCTTGTAGCAGGCGATGGTGCGCCAGTCGGTCTGGGAGGAGTCGATGCTCTTCTCCCACCGGTGCTTCCAGAAGATCTCGTTGCCGGTGAGGAACGCCATGTGCACGCCCGCGTCCCGGGCGGCCTCGACGTTGTCCCGCTGCTCCTCGGACCAGTACTCGTCGTGGCCGACGGCCATGAACACCTTGTGGTTCTTGATCAGGTGGCCGCGCCGGGCCGAGTCGGCGTCCGTGGTGTAGCTCACGTCGTACCCGTTGGCCTCCAGGAAGCGCAGCATCGGGTACTCGGCGTTGAAGATGAAGTTGTCGTCGCCGTCGCCGCCGGTGTATGGGCGGTTGTAGCTGACCTTGTACGCCTGGCCGCCCTGACCGGGGCCGTCGCCGAAGTACAGGCTGTTGCCGCCGTAGCGGTTGTAGGCCACCCAGGTCGAGTCGGAGGTCTGGAACAGGATCTTCGAGGTGCTGCTGTCGTCGCGGACGACGAAGACGATCTCGTTCTCCGCGCCGGTGTCGTTGCGGTGCGTGCGCGCGTAGTAGAGGCCCGAGACAGCGGTCTGCGGCACGTTCCAGCTCAGCGACACCGCCCAGTTGCCGCAGTCGATCAACGCGCTGCCGTCCGTGCCGCGCAGGCACGGGTCCTGGTTCTGCGCGGTGTTTCGGGTGATCCGCTCCTGGAAGCGCGCGCCGACGCCGCCGTACCAGCCGAGCCGGTAGATGTCGATGTAGTAGGACGACGCGCTGGTCAGCATCTTGAAGTCGACCCGGCCGCCGGGGGTGGCGCTGATGTCGGTGGTGTAGCCCAGGATGCTGTCGTCGCGGTAGCCCACCTGCCAGTCGGGCGTGCCCAGCTTGGTGTTCTCGCAGGCGACCTTGTTGACCACCGGGGCGTCGCACGGCGCGGCGGTGGCCTCCGGGGCGCGCAGCAGACCGACGACGGTCAGGGTGGACGCCGCCAGGGCGACCACCACCGCCAGGCGCAGCAGGGCTACCGCGAGAACGGGTCTGGCCCGCTTCTGGTCGGCGGTCATGGGTCTATCACCTCTCGGGCAAAGCGGTGGTGACTGCGGGTGATCCGGTGCGCACTGCATCGCCCAGCGGAGTCCTGTTGCTCCGATGGTCGGGGGAACCGCACCTGGTGTTACAGCACAACGTGACCAGTTCTCGGCTGATCACTCAGAGCGACGCCGGCAGCTCCCACAGCGCCGCCCCCAGCTCGTCGACCACGGTGTCCTGCTCCGCGGTCGTCATGTCGTGGTAGAGCGGGAGGATCAGCGACCGCCGGGTGAAGGACTCCGTCACCGGCAGGTCGACGCGCGGGTGGTCCGCGTAGGCGGGTTCGAGGTGGGCGGCCATGATCCCGCGCCGCGCCGACACCCCTCGCTCGGCGAGCCGGACCAGGACCTCGTCCCGCGTCACCGGCGCGTCGTCGGGCAGCACCACCCAGAACGACTGGTAGTTCGTCGTGCCGTGCTCGGGGTCGCGCACCGCGCGCGAGCCCGGCACGCCGGCGCCCCACCCGTCGGCCAGCAGCTCGTGGTAGCGGGCCGCCAGCTCGCGCCGCCGCCGCACGATCGCGTCCAGTTTGGACAGCTGGACCAGGCCGACGGCGGCCTGGACGTCGGTCATCCGGTAGTTGAACGCGGGCTCCAGGTAGCTCTCGGCCACCGAGCCGCCGCAGCTGTGCCGCTCGGCCGCGCTGACGCTCGTGCCGTGCTCGCGCAACCGCCTGGCCCGCGCCGCCCACTCCTCGCGGTTCGTGGTGAGCATCCCGCCCTCGCCGGTGGTGATCGGCTTGCGCGGGTGGAACGACCACACCGCCACCTCGGCGTCCGCGCCGACCGGCACGCCCCGGTAGGTGGAACCGGCGGCGCAGGCGGCGTCCTCCACCACCGCGACGCCGAGCGGGCGGCACAGCGCGCGGATCGGGTCGACGTCGACGGGCACCCCGGCCTGGTGCACCGGGACCACCGCGCGGGTCCGGTCGGTGAGCAC
This genomic window from Saccharothrix sp. HUAS TT1 contains:
- a CDS encoding DegT/DnrJ/EryC1/StrS family aminotransferase; this translates as MRPWLGAEEAEAASAAVLAGRVAQGPEVAAFEDAFARRVAALHAVATSSCTTALHLALHLLGVRPGDEVVVPSLSFIATANAVRQCGATPVFADVEPETGNLAAATVEPVLTDRTRAVVPVHQAGVPVDVDPIRALCRPLGVAVVEDAACAAGSTYRGVPVGADAEVAVWSFHPRKPITTGEGGMLTTNREEWAARARRLREHGTSVSAAERHSCGGSVAESYLEPAFNYRMTDVQAAVGLVQLSKLDAIVRRRRELAARYHELLADGWGAGVPGSRAVRDPEHGTTNYQSFWVVLPDDAPVTRDEVLVRLAERGVSARRGIMAAHLEPAYADHPRVDLPVTESFTRRSLILPLYHDMTTAEQDTVVDELGAALWELPASL
- a CDS encoding O-antigen ligase family protein — encoded protein: MVEQPVRDRPVRRRADGATLVRFFLLALLIIPARLVLSFVPMTLPPALLVALLLGVLWVSGQMVDNVGMGKGRNVVRTAVALYLASQLATYGVATRRWLPTDELTVADSSIIRITSVIAVAVFVCDAVRTKERLDGVLRLLLGCAAVVAFVGLVQFGLGVDLASYVSLPGLRVQDNGYSAMEARSIFRRPTGTTNHPIEFGLVCAMAVPLGVHYVFKAMDDGTPHVRWLACLALVALGALTSLSRTAIIGMAVGAVIMVVTLPRQRRITALVVGGGFFLGASLVVPGLFGTLRGMFANIEDDPSVKARTADYEAAAEQIDLNPLLGRGFGTYLPTKYTILDNQYLLTLIENGYLGLFALIGMFLAAAFAAIRVRVISRDEQVRSLASALLAGVLASGIGSATFDLLGFGVATGLVFIMIGVTGALLRIAHDERRKAAQPS
- a CDS encoding DUF4082 domain-containing protein gives rise to the protein MTADQKRARPVLAVALLRLAVVVALAASTLTVVGLLRAPEATAAPCDAPVVNKVACENTKLGTPDWQVGYRDDSILGYTTDISATPGGRVDFKMLTSASSYYIDIYRLGWYGGVGARFQERITRNTAQNQDPCLRGTDGSALIDCGNWAVSLSWNVPQTAVSGLYYARTHRNDTGAENEIVFVVRDDSSTSKILFQTSDSTWVAYNRYGGNSLYFGDGPGQGGQAYKVSYNRPYTGGDGDDNFIFNAEYPMLRFLEANGYDVSYTTDADSARRGHLIKNHKVFMAVGHDEYWSEEQRDNVEAARDAGVHMAFLTGNEIFWKHRWEKSIDSSQTDWRTIACYKETKGTQNDGLADWTGTWRDPRYPDQDGGNPENALLGNIFTVNGRRDDSLQVPAAYGRMRLWRHTSLQNMAAGSTYTFQPGTLGYEWNSVEDNGFQPAGVAQLSRTTVTMPDGPYVLQNHGDLYTPDTKTHAITYYRHASGALVFGAGTVQWAWGVDDEHAFLTNTPTSDVRMKQATVNFLADMGVSATTLQIGLVQATASTDAQPPTVAFTSVPPLSTVGAAYTFSGTVADVGGGQVGGVEVSTDGGNRWHPAAWQAGQASWSYTYTPSLSGPASLRVRAVDDSVNLSTPVVATPGVNPRTCPCGLWTNADTPDVPDSGDASPLELGVKWVANGDGYVRGVKFYKGAGNTGTHTGTLWDSAGNPMATGTFTNETAGGWQTLTFPMPVQVSAGTTYVASYFAPNGHYSYDLEYFLQQPRYLEPLTGLKNGANGTNGLFRFGSTGFPTQSHWGSNYWVDVVWAPDPGPDQRAPLQVSTTPVDGEGTVALTPAVSATYDEAVAPGSAQFTVTGPTGAVSGSLALSNENRTVTFTPGQALTPNTGYAVALRVADAAGNQTPQSTWSFTTGANRPATCPCTVWDDFARPAVYAAGDTTPTEVGTKVRFNGKGEVLGVRFFKGPGNTGTHTGSLWSSTGLLLATGTFTNETASGWQKLTFASPVVVQANTTYVVSYHAPNGRYAVTGGYFAGTGKNYAGIRALADGVDGANGVYRYGAGGGFPTASYNATNYWVDVVYRNGLNGDTTPPTMTNRSPAPDATNVVATAPVTATFSEPVDPASAQVWLTDPRGTQLTGSVSLSGDQRTVTWTPAAKLVPNTRYTAHVLIADVNGNPMPDPVAWSFTTGPAVICPCSLFSAATLPTITSSDDVGAFELGVRFTPTAGGRITGVKFYKGAGNTGTHTGTLWSPSGQQLATGTFTGETASGWQTLTFAAPVFVSAGLTYTASYTTTTGHYAVDSGYFSGHPVISGPLSAPESGDGGNGVFRSGAGYPTNSYAGGNYWVDVVYLPNEDNTPPAVNGRTPLDGAGEVSRTSPLTAAFDEPVDLSTAQFTLTDSGGAKVVGTLALSANQQQVTWTPAAALGGGMTYTASLRVADVYGNLMTAPTTWSFTTTTAGNCPCSLFSAATVPTVAASDDSGSYELGVRFVPSVNGSVTGVRFYKGAGNTGTHTGTLWDASGNPLATGTFTGETATGWQTLTFANPVPVTAGTSYIASYTAPNGHYSVDTGYFTGNSVTSPPLSAPATGEGVANGVYRSGPGFPESSYAGSNYWVDVTFTP